Proteins from one Gossypium raimondii isolate GPD5lz chromosome 8, ASM2569854v1, whole genome shotgun sequence genomic window:
- the LOC105793046 gene encoding uncharacterized protein LOC105793046, whose product MEKGSVSIETSDSVPLKPNNNKLMVKLKISKKSYGGSGGGGGGGGGGGGDGGDQHVCPVCSKGFTSGKALGGHVRIHMKANKNGGRYKKISKRQPRNNNNNNIRKKIPIMAAVAAAETPHESHGSEEKVSCCICKKDFKSLKSLFGHMRNHPERNWRGIRPPPSDRNSCCSSVSENDEAVVVDQIKGSASDLLKSLPKWTTTTKRFEKSTRSDHANNTDADTDTDTEDEITEAAYCLMKLSRGNSFEIDNTKIHKTPLKTSFYTKNPKTTPLKEEAKQYYTKNNKTQQLDFDLNEPYIGEDSDDSDSEV is encoded by the coding sequence ATGGAAAAAGGATCAGTTTCAATTGAAACATCAGATTCAGTGCCATTAAAGCCAAACAATAACAAGCTCATGGTGAAGCTCAAGATCTCCAAGAAAAGCTACGGCGGCTCCGGCGGCGgaggtggaggaggaggaggaggaggaggagacgGTGGTGATCAACATGTTTGTCCTGTTTGCAGCAAAGGGTTTACGTCGGGTAAGGCGTTGGGAGGTCATGTAAGGATCCATATGAAAGCTAACAAGAATGGTGGCCGTTATAAGAAGATATCAAAGCGTCAGCCAAggaacaacaacaataataacatcCGTAAGAAGATTCCGATCATGGCGGCGGTAGCGGCGGCGGAAACTCCGCATGAGAGCCATGGAAGCGAAGAGAAAGTGAGCTGCTGTATTTGCAAGAAGGATTTCAAGTCATTGAAATCCTTGTTCGGTCACATGAGGAATCACCCTGAGAGAAACTGGAGAGGGATAAGGCCCCCGCCTTCCGACAGGAACAGCTGTTGTTCGAGTGTGTCGGAGAACGACGAAGCCGTCGTGGTTGATCAGATCAAAGGCTCCGCTTCCGATCTGTTGAAATCCCTCCCCAAATGGACCACCACCACTAAACGGTTCGAGAAATCAACTCGTTCCGATCACGCCAACAACACCGATGCCGATACCGACACCGACACCGAGGATGAGATAACCGAAGCTGCTTATTGTCTTATGAAGCTATCTAGAGGTAATTCATTTGAAATAGATAATACAAAAATTCATAAGACACCATTGAAGACAAGCTTCTacactaaaaaccctaaaacaactCCATTGAAAGAAGAGGCAAAACAATACTACACCAAGAACAACAAGACACAGCAgctagattttgatttgaatgaacCTTATATTGGAGAAGATTCAGATGATTCAGATAGTGAGGTTTga
- the LOC105790061 gene encoding glycine-rich RNA-binding protein 4, mitochondrial, whose amino-acid sequence MVFIFGEEMKNSVGRFIAGRVSTILGNSISPSPLRFYSSHSPPSSSSKLFVAGLSWSVDEKSLKDAFSSYGNVSEVRIMYDKETGRSRGFGFVHFSNENEAMSAKDAMDGKALLGRPLRISFALEKVRGVPVIVPRLPHT is encoded by the exons atggtttttatttttggcgAAGAAATGAAGAACAGTGTTGGTAGGTTCATCGCCGGAAGAGTTTCAACTATACTTGGTAACTCAATTTCACCTTCACCCTTGCGATTCTATAGCTCACACTCACCTCCTTCATCTTCCAGCAAACTCTTTGTTGCAG GATTATCATGGTCGGTTGACGAGAAATCTTTGAAAGACGCCTTCTCTTCTTATGGCAATGTCTCCGAAG tGAGGATAATGTATGATAAAGAGACTGGTCGGTCAAGAGGCTTTGGGTTTGTCCATTTTTCTAATGAAAATGAAGCCATGTCTGCAAAAGATGCTATGGATGGAAAG GCATTGTTAGGTCGACCATTAAGGATAAGTTTTGCCCTTGAGAAGGTTCGGGGTGTTCCTGTTATAGTCCCTCGTCTACCTCACACTTGA